The following coding sequences lie in one Candidatus Poribacteria bacterium genomic window:
- a CDS encoding flippase-like domain-containing protein has translation MKWLRLAGSALGMLVLALFTFKIGPHPIWMNLKSLKWKFVPILVLCLSYESLNTGAWLTVIRVERRVKFLKLFKAWLAGEAINATIPFMSLGGEPLKAALIRDELPFSRGMASVVIDRTISSLAGILFAMSGVVLGFRYLTLPLRFKVAILTITVTGAIFMLLLIFAQLHAPGSSVVRALRKVKLVRKDVKTLTFDEYLSSFYRDHKDKFFLALIMHLSARMIGGILETWIILRFWDISVSFISAWLIASLTVLIVTLFAFLPSGLGASEGGQVYIFKAMGLDPTVGLSMGIVKRLRKIAWVMVGLIILAGSKSRPEKLTAMASPEEEAFR, from the coding sequence ATGAAATGGCTCAGACTGGCAGGATCAGCTCTCGGCATGCTTGTGCTCGCCCTTTTCACATTCAAAATTGGCCCTCACCCGATCTGGATGAATTTAAAATCGCTCAAATGGAAGTTCGTGCCGATCCTCGTGTTGTGCCTTTCATATGAGTCGCTTAACACGGGGGCATGGTTAACGGTCATCAGGGTTGAACGCAGGGTAAAATTCCTCAAGCTATTTAAAGCCTGGCTTGCCGGCGAGGCGATCAACGCCACGATACCGTTTATGAGCCTCGGCGGAGAGCCGTTAAAGGCGGCCCTGATAAGGGATGAGCTCCCTTTCAGCCGCGGGATGGCATCGGTGGTGATAGACAGGACGATCTCCAGCCTCGCCGGAATCCTCTTCGCCATGAGCGGCGTGGTCTTGGGGTTCAGGTATCTCACCCTCCCGTTGAGGTTTAAGGTGGCCATACTGACAATAACGGTTACCGGGGCGATTTTCATGCTCCTCCTGATATTCGCCCAGCTCCACGCCCCCGGTTCCTCGGTGGTGAGGGCGCTCAGAAAGGTTAAGCTGGTCAGGAAAGATGTGAAAACCCTTACCTTCGATGAATATCTCTCCTCATTTTACCGGGATCATAAGGATAAGTTCTTCCTGGCTTTGATCATGCATTTATCCGCGAGGATGATAGGGGGAATCCTGGAGACGTGGATCATATTGAGGTTTTGGGACATCAGCGTCAGCTTTATCTCCGCCTGGCTCATAGCTTCCCTTACGGTGCTGATCGTCACGCTTTTCGCTTTTCTTCCCTCCGGCCTCGGGGCATCAGAGGGGGGACAGGTGTATATTTTCAAAGCGATGGGACTTGACCCCACAGTGGGGCTTTCGATGGGGATAGTCAAAAGGCTGAGGAAGATCGCGTGGGTTATGGTCGGACTGATAATTCTCGCCGGAAGTAAATCACGTCCAGAGAAGCTTACGGCTATGGCTTCGCCGGAGGAAGAAGCATTTAGGTGA
- a CDS encoding radical SAM protein — translation MMVKKGGRVLFLLKAFIAVIRTRFVTHRPFLLSHLVTSRCNCRCPICLWRGYGEEELSTDQVLSIYEDARRNGFAAVVLWGGEPLIRDDIVQIVRGAREMGFVTLLITNGYRLEEIAPELCPNLDALIVSIDFPSEEHDLFRGYPGLFRKAVRGIYRAKQVKPKMKISINCVITRLNGRYVKGMISLADQLGVSITFESMNTYMPFSTRNVSSFKLPPEEESEIFKLIRSYKLRGHRINNSLAYLDTFIGGKRRYKCHSLEVCLTVQPNGDVRICLSRKPLANLVKTPIGEVLKMREYKEYQRLSHRCHICNDYGTVEYSHIWRFNSKALLGAAFTFLT, via the coding sequence GTGATGGTTAAGAAGGGCGGACGTGTTCTTTTCCTTCTGAAAGCTTTCATCGCCGTAATCAGGACGAGGTTCGTCACCCATCGTCCTTTTCTCCTCTCCCATCTGGTGACCTCAAGGTGTAACTGCCGCTGCCCGATATGCCTTTGGCGCGGTTACGGTGAGGAGGAGCTCTCGACCGATCAGGTGCTTTCGATCTACGAGGATGCCAGGCGTAACGGATTTGCTGCGGTCGTGTTGTGGGGAGGGGAGCCGCTCATCAGAGACGATATAGTTCAGATCGTCCGAGGAGCACGCGAGATGGGGTTCGTGACTCTGCTCATCACAAACGGATACCGGCTCGAGGAGATAGCCCCTGAGCTTTGTCCGAACCTGGATGCCCTCATCGTCTCGATAGATTTCCCCTCCGAGGAACACGATCTGTTCAGGGGATATCCGGGGCTATTCCGAAAGGCAGTTCGAGGGATTTACCGAGCTAAGCAGGTTAAGCCCAAGATGAAGATATCCATAAACTGCGTTATAACGAGATTGAACGGTAGGTATGTGAAAGGGATGATATCCCTCGCCGATCAACTGGGTGTCTCGATAACCTTCGAGTCGATGAACACATACATGCCCTTTTCAACCCGTAACGTCTCATCCTTCAAGCTTCCGCCGGAGGAGGAAAGCGAGATATTCAAGCTGATCAGAAGTTATAAGCTGCGCGGCCACAGGATAAACAACTCTCTGGCGTATCTCGATACCTTCATCGGCGGTAAGAGGAGATATAAATGCCATTCGCTTGAGGTATGCCTCACCGTTCAGCCTAACGGTGACGTTCGGATCTGCCTCAGCCGTAAACCCTTGGCCAACCTCGTTAAAACCCCCATCGGCGAGGTGCTGAAGATGAGGGAATACAAGGAGTATCAGAGACTCAGTCATCGATGCCACATCTGTAACGACTACGGGACGGTCGAGTATTCACATATCTGGAGGTTTAACTCCAAAGCGCTTTTAGGCGCAGCGTTTACGTTTCTCACTTGA
- a CDS encoding AarF/ABC1/UbiB kinase family protein has translation MKGFSRIYRDIGRYRQILKVLVKYGFGDLISSVKRRWRAPKEIKELERAERARLALQELGPTFIKLGQMLSMRPDLITPEFAEEFKKLQDMVPPCDFEEVKGVLEEEFKAPLESRFSRFDPLPIAAASLAQVHKAELNGEPVAVKVQRPGIRRVIETDIDILLQIAGIAKRRLGDEAPFDPVGIVNEFAKSIYRELDFTREGNNMLRFAQNFQNDPTVYVPKVYRELTTGRVLTMEFVDGIKISDVERFESLGLDRRTVALNGAKAVLKEVFEHGFFHADPHPGNIFVIEGNVIVPVDFGMVGRLTPEEMESLGRLLAGMVYKDAGLIVRTLYQLGMLEETRDTDELKRDISDFLDRYYKRPLYQLDMRAIMDELMWIVRSHRVKVPSSYTLMLRALVTMEGVGRLLDPQFDMFALAKPYVLRMTARKLNPSRLAKEAMEFAQDSLDLVRSLPIDARVISAKLKKGNLKITAEWERLNIFLTELSRSVNRLTFGLITAALVVASAIVMHSRGGASTLGGIGLAISSILGLWLLITIIRSGGL, from the coding sequence GTGAAGGGGTTCAGTAGGATATACAGGGACATAGGGCGGTATCGGCAGATACTGAAGGTTCTGGTCAAATACGGGTTCGGCGATCTCATAAGCTCCGTCAAACGGCGGTGGAGGGCCCCTAAGGAGATAAAGGAGCTCGAGAGGGCTGAGCGGGCGAGACTGGCGCTTCAAGAGCTGGGCCCGACCTTCATAAAACTCGGCCAGATGCTCAGCATGCGCCCCGACCTGATCACCCCTGAATTCGCCGAGGAGTTCAAAAAGCTCCAGGACATGGTTCCGCCGTGCGATTTCGAGGAGGTCAAAGGAGTGCTGGAAGAGGAGTTCAAAGCTCCCTTGGAGTCCAGGTTCTCCCGCTTCGACCCTCTCCCCATAGCCGCCGCCTCGCTCGCCCAGGTTCATAAGGCCGAGCTTAACGGTGAGCCTGTGGCGGTTAAAGTCCAGCGTCCCGGCATCAGAAGGGTGATCGAGACGGACATAGATATCCTCCTTCAGATAGCCGGGATAGCAAAGAGACGGCTCGGCGACGAAGCGCCCTTCGACCCCGTTGGGATCGTAAACGAGTTCGCCAAGAGCATCTATCGAGAGCTGGATTTCACCAGAGAGGGGAATAACATGCTCCGGTTCGCCCAGAACTTCCAGAACGATCCCACCGTCTACGTTCCTAAGGTGTACCGGGAGCTGACCACGGGAAGGGTTCTGACGATGGAGTTCGTGGACGGGATCAAGATCTCAGATGTGGAGAGATTCGAGTCGCTGGGGCTGGACAGAAGAACTGTGGCCCTAAACGGCGCCAAAGCCGTCCTGAAGGAGGTCTTCGAACATGGCTTCTTCCACGCCGATCCCCATCCCGGCAACATATTTGTGATCGAGGGTAACGTCATCGTCCCGGTGGATTTCGGCATGGTGGGTAGATTAACCCCCGAAGAGATGGAGTCGCTGGGTCGGCTGCTAGCGGGGATGGTGTATAAGGACGCCGGATTGATAGTCAGAACGCTCTATCAGCTCGGAATGCTGGAGGAAACGCGGGATACCGACGAGCTGAAGAGGGATATCTCCGATTTTCTGGATAGATACTACAAACGCCCGCTTTATCAGCTCGACATGAGGGCTATCATGGACGAGTTGATGTGGATCGTCCGATCACACAGGGTGAAGGTGCCATCAAGCTACACGCTGATGCTCAGGGCGTTGGTGACGATGGAAGGTGTGGGTAGGCTGCTTGACCCCCAGTTCGATATGTTCGCCCTCGCCAAACCCTATGTTCTCAGGATGACCGCCCGTAAGCTGAACCCATCCCGGCTTGCCAAAGAGGCGATGGAATTCGCCCAGGATTCCCTCGACTTGGTCAGATCGCTCCCGATCGATGCAAGGGTGATATCTGCTAAGCTCAAAAAAGGCAACTTGAAGATAACGGCGGAGTGGGAACGGCTGAATATCTTCTTAACGGAGCTCAGCAGATCCGTCAACCGGCTCACGTTCGGCCTCATAACCGCCGCTCTGGTTGTCGCCTCGGCTATCGTCATGCATTCCAGGGGAGGGGCATCAACCCTGGGTGGGATCGGACTGGCCATCTCATCCATCCTGGGGCTTTGGCTATTGATAACGATCATCAGATCAGGTGGTCTGTGA
- a CDS encoding glycosyltransferase family 9 protein — protein MKVLVFSTTSGIGDMIMTVPMLKLLRRRIPHAHIVLGVLPEGARQLFETCPYVDEVRKVETDGVIIPDLIMKNARLLWRMMRDYKFDICITTSVSYASFYMGIDNIIARFMRAKRRVGYLLPASGALIWRALGFSFLLHERLRVDPAKHHVLQNIELLKFIGIEPEGEIPGLELWPNEEDERMADGFLKVHGIKPSDLVIGIHPGGNVWVMKRWPARRFAKLIDKIVEEYPGAKVLIFGGLEEEGLKRKVAEMAGGDPIPVDTMPIRATAALIRRCDLFVANDSAPMHMAAAMGTPVLGIFGPTNPQATGPFSRKGAVVSLGLKCQPCYNKVGFFPNMTCNAEPEYACLRELPVQKVFEKVVEMLR, from the coding sequence GTGAAAGTCCTTGTTTTCTCAACCACATCGGGGATAGGCGATATGATCATGACCGTGCCAATGCTCAAGCTGTTACGTCGAAGGATACCTCACGCCCACATCGTACTCGGCGTCCTGCCCGAAGGCGCAAGACAGCTCTTCGAGACATGTCCGTATGTGGATGAGGTTCGGAAGGTGGAAACCGACGGAGTGATTATACCCGATTTGATTATGAAGAATGCCAGGCTGCTTTGGAGGATGATGAGGGATTACAAGTTCGACATCTGCATCACCACCTCCGTCTCATATGCCTCGTTTTATATGGGCATAGACAACATCATAGCCAGATTTATGAGGGCCAAACGCAGGGTCGGATATCTTTTGCCCGCTTCGGGGGCGTTGATCTGGAGGGCGCTGGGGTTTTCCTTCCTGCTTCATGAGAGGCTCAGGGTTGACCCAGCCAAACATCACGTGCTTCAGAACATCGAGCTTCTCAAATTCATAGGTATAGAGCCGGAGGGGGAGATACCGGGTCTCGAGCTTTGGCCGAATGAGGAGGATGAAAGGATGGCGGATGGATTTCTGAAGGTTCATGGGATAAAGCCCTCTGATTTGGTGATAGGGATTCATCCTGGAGGAAACGTATGGGTTATGAAGCGGTGGCCCGCCAGGAGATTTGCCAAGCTGATAGACAAAATAGTTGAGGAGTATCCGGGAGCGAAGGTGTTGATCTTTGGGGGTTTAGAGGAGGAGGGTTTGAAAAGGAAGGTGGCAGAGATGGCGGGAGGCGATCCCATCCCGGTTGACACGATGCCGATAAGGGCGACGGCAGCGCTGATAAGACGATGTGACCTGTTCGTCGCCAACGACTCCGCCCCGATGCACATGGCAGCAGCGATGGGAACGCCCGTCTTAGGGATATTCGGCCCGACCAATCCTCAGGCGACGGGACCGTTTAGCCGGAAGGGAGCGGTCGTATCGCTCGGACTGAAGTGTCAACCATGTTACAACAAGGTGGGGTTTTTCCCGAACATGACGTGCAATGCCGAGCCGGAATATGCCTGCTTAAGGGAACTTCCGGTGCAGAAGGTGTTCGAAAAGGTAGTGGAGATGCTTCGGTGA
- a CDS encoding radical SAM protein, with the protein MRVLLLNPPFPSGVYDALNMSLPPMGLMYVASVLREGGHDVKLADLTVKGQKADLSEPDIIGISCCTPQYPFGLELARRAKEEGKVVVMGGPHVTFTAEETLKTGLVDFVVRGEGEMTMLELVDALQGERFDPSKIPGISWLEGETGRVVHNPDRPPVMDLDSLPYPARDLAGVRENYKTCLKRTKLSTPIITSRGCPFRCSFCVIPRMNGRIWRPRSPEAVVDEIEHVVEEYGFEGIIFTDDNFTVRPERVKRTCDLIIERKIDIAWWCMSRADTILRNEDMVERMAEAGCCTIFIGLESPNPETLKFYHKKTSPDVNEKAIDLLRKHGIQTLGSFILGALNEGKEECERTIEYALRLDPEQCQFSILTPYPGTEIFDMVRDRIKVRDWTKYDCVHAVFDSDRLTARQKEKLLRKAYKRFYLRPRRIFNFSRIGPSVKTVWLILGYFLSQLRKGGKSLWKGCSSICGR; encoded by the coding sequence ATGAGGGTTCTTCTGCTGAATCCGCCCTTTCCGAGCGGGGTTTATGACGCCTTGAACATGTCATTGCCCCCGATGGGGCTCATGTATGTCGCCTCGGTTCTCAGGGAGGGGGGCCACGACGTCAAGCTCGCGGACCTCACGGTTAAAGGTCAGAAAGCCGACCTATCGGAGCCGGATATCATCGGCATATCATGCTGCACCCCTCAATATCCATTCGGGCTGGAGCTGGCCAGGAGGGCGAAAGAAGAGGGGAAGGTCGTCGTCATGGGAGGACCACATGTTACTTTCACCGCTGAGGAGACGCTTAAGACCGGACTGGTGGACTTCGTGGTGAGGGGCGAGGGCGAGATGACGATGCTGGAGCTTGTAGACGCCCTCCAGGGGGAGAGGTTCGATCCGTCAAAGATCCCCGGCATCTCATGGCTTGAGGGGGAAACAGGGCGTGTCGTCCATAACCCCGACAGACCTCCCGTGATGGATCTCGACTCCCTTCCCTATCCAGCCAGAGATCTGGCTGGGGTCAGGGAGAACTACAAAACCTGCCTCAAAAGGACGAAACTCTCAACTCCCATCATAACGAGCAGGGGCTGTCCTTTCAGATGCTCCTTCTGCGTGATACCCAGGATGAACGGGAGGATCTGGAGACCCAGGTCGCCCGAGGCGGTGGTGGACGAGATAGAACATGTCGTGGAGGAATATGGGTTTGAGGGGATAATCTTCACGGACGACAACTTCACCGTCAGACCGGAGAGGGTCAAACGGACATGCGATCTGATCATCGAGAGGAAAATCGATATAGCCTGGTGGTGTATGTCCAGGGCGGACACCATCCTCAGGAATGAGGATATGGTCGAGAGGATGGCCGAGGCAGGCTGCTGCACGATCTTCATCGGCCTTGAAAGCCCGAACCCCGAAACGCTCAAGTTTTACCACAAGAAAACCTCACCCGACGTGAACGAAAAGGCGATCGATCTGCTGAGAAAACATGGCATTCAAACCCTCGGCTCCTTCATACTCGGCGCCCTAAACGAGGGGAAGGAGGAGTGTGAGAGGACGATCGAATACGCGTTGAGGCTCGATCCTGAGCAATGTCAGTTCTCGATCCTCACCCCATACCCCGGAACGGAGATCTTCGATATGGTCAGGGACAGGATAAAGGTGAGGGATTGGACGAAATATGACTGCGTTCATGCGGTCTTCGATTCAGATCGGCTCACCGCCAGGCAGAAGGAGAAGCTGCTCAGAAAGGCCTACAAGAGGTTCTATTTGAGGCCCCGGAGAATCTTTAACTTCTCTAGGATCGGGCCGAGCGTGAAGACCGTCTGGCTGATCCTCGGGTATTTCCTCTCTCAGCTCCGTAAAGGCGGGAAATCGCTATGGAAAGGCTGTTCCTCTATCTGCGGCAGATAA
- a CDS encoding TetR/AcrR family transcriptional regulator: protein MNDEGKKELIVKKARELFARYGMKKTTMEDIASACGMGKATLYYYFKGKEDIFRAVIKEEFEIYRRRMEENLSKAKSPHDKIRAFVRTRSVVLKELANYYETLTAEYLDHYAFVERERQRLTNWEIDTMQAILEEGVRQGLFDVSDTRLTAVVLVFALKGLEFPWTVEQNIIEIERAIDLLLPVLFRGIEKR from the coding sequence ATGAATGATGAGGGGAAGAAAGAGCTCATCGTTAAAAAAGCCAGAGAACTTTTCGCCAGATACGGTATGAAGAAGACCACTATGGAGGACATCGCATCCGCATGTGGTATGGGGAAGGCCACGCTTTACTACTACTTCAAGGGTAAGGAGGATATCTTCCGGGCGGTCATCAAGGAGGAGTTTGAGATATACAGGAGAAGAATGGAAGAGAATCTCTCAAAGGCCAAATCGCCTCATGATAAGATCAGAGCTTTTGTCCGGACCAGATCTGTAGTCCTCAAGGAGCTGGCAAATTACTATGAAACACTCACGGCTGAATATCTGGATCATTACGCATTCGTGGAGCGGGAGAGGCAGAGGTTGACCAACTGGGAGATAGACACGATGCAAGCCATACTCGAGGAGGGGGTTCGGCAGGGTCTGTTCGATGTCTCCGATACGAGGCTTACAGCCGTGGTGCTGGTCTTCGCGCTGAAAGGTCTTGAGTTCCCCTGGACGGTCGAACAGAACATAATCGAGATCGAGCGTGCGATAGATCTGCTGTTGCCGGTGCTGTTCAGGGGGATTGAGAAGCGATGA
- a CDS encoding PIG-L family deacetylase: MSVIAIGAHPDDVEILCAGTLAKYARLGHKIAICYATDGQFGHVIIKPDELREVRRGEAERSCSVIGAEMIWLGYQDEFIFDDKETRLRFIEAIRKVRANLIITHDPNDYHEDHRIVSRLATTAGFLASVPNIETESPPLDWIPPVYYMDTLAGIGFLPTDYVDITEDIETKLKMLSCHESQVKWLMEHDGVDILDFVRTVNKFRGLQAGVAYAEGFRRHEAWGRMGISMERLLP; this comes from the coding sequence ATAAGCGTTATAGCGATCGGCGCCCATCCGGACGACGTCGAGATACTTTGTGCCGGAACGCTGGCCAAATATGCCCGCCTGGGCCATAAAATCGCCATCTGCTACGCCACCGATGGGCAGTTCGGCCACGTCATCATAAAGCCGGATGAGCTTAGGGAAGTGAGACGCGGAGAGGCCGAACGATCCTGCTCCGTCATAGGAGCGGAGATGATATGGCTGGGGTATCAGGATGAGTTCATATTCGACGACAAGGAGACGAGACTGCGATTTATAGAGGCGATCCGCAAGGTTCGGGCGAACCTGATAATCACACACGATCCCAACGACTATCACGAGGATCACCGCATCGTCAGCCGCCTAGCCACGACGGCAGGTTTTCTGGCGAGCGTGCCCAACATCGAGACCGAATCACCGCCGCTCGATTGGATACCTCCCGTCTATTACATGGACACTTTGGCGGGGATAGGATTTCTGCCTACCGATTATGTGGACATAACCGAGGATATCGAGACGAAGCTGAAGATGTTGAGCTGTCACGAGAGTCAGGTCAAATGGCTGATGGAGCACGATGGGGTCGATATCCTGGATTTCGTCCGGACGGTCAATAAGTTCCGTGGACTGCAGGCCGGAGTGGCTTATGCCGAGGGATTCAGAAGACATGAGGCATGGGGTAGAATGGGCATATCCATGGAGAGGCTGCTGCCTTGA
- a CDS encoding NAD(P)-dependent oxidoreductase, with amino-acid sequence MKVLVTGASGQVGSRLVRALLKRNHEVRGLILPGDPARSRLDGLDIELMEGNLLDMSAAERAVEGVDGVIHTANLVSPLPGMSETEFFDNNVRGTFNLAKAASRRADRLVKFVHISSSSVYPNDAHIIATCYNPVDELHPLRPVGTYGLSKLLGEKVVETTARETGLRTAIIRPTGICSGTAILSRWTVSFVCVILKAGQSHPEGSLFMPDGRELWRDLETKAPGDALCAVYDEEGRPWIQQPVDARDVALGCICALENDASTGEVFNVSAPRPITFREAAYTIAKATGKPVIEYKVPVRWVFDLDNTKARCMIGYRPRWGIGEMVESALKVQRGEGEDFE; translated from the coding sequence TTGAAGGTGCTTGTAACAGGTGCTTCCGGTCAGGTCGGTTCAAGACTGGTGAGGGCCCTTCTCAAACGAAATCATGAGGTGAGGGGATTGATCCTTCCTGGCGACCCGGCCCGGAGCAGGCTCGATGGACTTGACATCGAGCTGATGGAAGGAAACCTGCTGGACATGTCGGCCGCGGAGAGGGCCGTGGAGGGCGTAGATGGCGTGATCCATACGGCCAATCTCGTCTCACCGCTTCCGGGGATGTCCGAGACGGAGTTCTTCGATAACAACGTCCGAGGCACGTTCAACCTAGCAAAAGCGGCCTCAAGGCGTGCCGACAGATTGGTGAAGTTCGTCCATATAAGCTCCTCATCCGTGTATCCGAACGACGCCCATATCATCGCTACCTGTTATAATCCCGTCGATGAGCTACATCCGCTCCGACCCGTGGGGACATATGGTTTAAGCAAGCTGTTGGGCGAGAAGGTTGTGGAGACGACCGCGCGGGAGACAGGACTGCGCACGGCGATCATCCGTCCGACGGGCATCTGCTCCGGCACCGCCATCCTCAGCCGATGGACGGTAAGCTTCGTGTGCGTCATACTGAAAGCCGGTCAGAGTCATCCGGAAGGTTCCCTGTTCATGCCCGATGGGAGGGAATTGTGGCGCGATCTGGAGACGAAGGCACCGGGAGATGCCCTCTGCGCCGTCTACGATGAGGAAGGACGCCCCTGGATCCAGCAACCCGTGGACGCCCGTGACGTCGCCCTGGGATGTATCTGTGCCCTGGAGAACGACGCCTCCACGGGCGAGGTATTCAACGTCAGCGCGCCTAGGCCGATTACTTTCCGGGAGGCAGCCTATACGATCGCAAAGGCCACCGGCAAACCGGTGATCGAATACAAGGTGCCCGTGAGGTGGGTCTTCGACCTGGATAACACGAAGGCGAGATGTATGATCGGATACCGGCCGAGGTGGGGGATCGGCGAGATGGTCGAATCCGCTCTAAAGGTGCAGCGGGGCGAGGGCGAGGATTTCGAATAG
- a CDS encoding radical SAM protein produces the protein MNLKLKMFEETLSSSPVRSLLRNLTEGENPPLARMLLSEEGDGKLSIKERVELRLLLSALHLFQRGLHTDRFVSSVLSSQLYRRMLFLGVKTLGSYGLNRPQTLVAPIMIVWNFTNACNLRCKHCYQWRGRSLYPNELSLDEKLNVVDQVADMVVPILGISGGEPLVSPHLIPVIRHAKERGLWVTVATNGTLLSEEMVRKLKEAGVDYLEVSLDSADSHKHDAFRGVEGSWQRTVDGIKRAVKAGMEVGIASTITKLNLDELDDLYHLALLLGVRKFFAFNFVPTGRGGESASIDLSPQEREEMLRRIYGYINEKRIAVCATAPQLARVCYASPDIPVVMHYAMKTRSRSAKHVAEYLGGCGAGRAYCCIQPDGKVTPCVFMEDLVVGDLREQSLKEIWEEADVFRILRDRENLKGHCKVCEFRDICGGCRARAYAYFGDPTAPDPGCINNREAWNEVIGEAVDKVQIGKGGEKGWLSVGS, from the coding sequence ATGAATCTGAAATTGAAGATGTTTGAGGAAACCCTCTCTTCCTCCCCTGTGAGATCGCTTCTCAGAAACCTCACAGAGGGCGAGAACCCTCCCCTTGCGAGGATGCTTCTCTCCGAGGAGGGAGATGGGAAGCTCAGCATCAAGGAGAGGGTGGAGCTTCGGCTGCTCCTCTCTGCCCTGCACCTCTTCCAGAGGGGACTCCACACCGATCGATTCGTCAGCTCCGTATTGAGCTCTCAGCTGTATAGGAGGATGTTGTTTTTGGGGGTTAAGACCCTCGGGTCTTACGGCCTCAACCGTCCTCAGACGCTTGTGGCGCCGATCATGATCGTCTGGAACTTCACGAACGCCTGTAACCTGAGGTGCAAACATTGCTACCAGTGGAGGGGAAGGTCGTTATATCCGAACGAGCTCTCTCTCGACGAGAAACTGAACGTCGTCGATCAAGTAGCCGATATGGTAGTGCCGATACTTGGGATATCGGGAGGGGAGCCGCTGGTGAGCCCACATCTCATCCCCGTCATCCGGCACGCCAAGGAGAGGGGATTGTGGGTCACCGTAGCCACAAACGGAACCCTCTTGAGCGAGGAGATGGTTAGGAAGCTGAAAGAGGCAGGGGTGGATTACCTGGAGGTCTCCCTAGACAGCGCCGATTCCCACAAGCATGACGCTTTCAGAGGCGTGGAGGGGAGCTGGCAGAGAACAGTTGACGGGATCAAGAGGGCTGTAAAAGCCGGGATGGAGGTGGGGATAGCATCCACGATAACCAAGCTGAACCTGGATGAGCTTGACGATCTATATCATCTGGCCCTCCTCCTGGGCGTCAGGAAATTCTTCGCCTTCAACTTCGTCCCGACGGGCAGGGGAGGGGAGTCCGCCTCGATAGACCTTTCACCTCAGGAGAGGGAGGAGATGCTGAGGAGGATCTACGGGTATATAAACGAGAAGAGGATAGCGGTATGCGCCACAGCACCTCAGCTTGCCAGGGTCTGCTATGCGTCGCCCGATATCCCCGTCGTCATGCACTATGCGATGAAGACAAGGAGCAGATCGGCCAAACATGTGGCCGAATATCTGGGAGGATGCGGAGCTGGGAGGGCATACTGTTGCATTCAGCCCGACGGGAAAGTGACCCCGTGTGTTTTCATGGAGGATCTGGTAGTGGGAGATCTGAGGGAGCAGAGTCTGAAGGAGATATGGGAGGAGGCCGATGTTTTCAGGATATTGAGGGACAGGGAAAACCTGAAGGGGCACTGTAAGGTGTGCGAGTTCAGGGATATATGCGGTGGATGCCGAGCGAGGGCATACGCCTATTTCGGCGACCCCACCGCTCCCGATCCGGGATGTATAAACAACAGGGAGGCGTGGAATGAAGTCATAGGCGAGGCAGTTGATAAGGTCCAAATCGGTAAAGGAGGTGAAAAGGGATGGTTATCCGTCGGCTCTTAA